A genomic region of Streptomyces sp. R33 contains the following coding sequences:
- a CDS encoding SpoIIE family protein phosphatase → MPSDRLGGAVDPGPIRSEPGSLLEHVVVAVFGIDDEDRVCYWGPGAQSLFGHEARSVLSQPAAVLFPEPAPGEGPGGAAHLAERARTLGYWRVRLPALHRDGTVFDCGFRVFPMTGSTGRSVVLGLASRGDELDRVKTNLSFLDALFETCPIGLVMLDEELRYVHLNQALADMDGVPLEEHLGRRMADIMITSDGGEYQRMLRAVAQGGRPVIGTLVGLRTPGHPDRDQVRSVSFFPLSGAGDTRRGVGGLLLDVTEREQAILEATAARQRLALLDRAAAGIGTTLDLDTTARELVEAVVPDFCDACVVELVEWMDETEAFDPALPVATRRIASGTTLPEPAVELVSGLEQVTYPPGSNIHQMLSTERPLCFTVDQDFATRTVVHQQRAQLLLDSGLAGILMAPLIARGTVQGIAMFGRSAARAAFAEEDLGLAGELASRAALCLDNARLYGRVQDIALTLQRALLPSAPAGGPYVDISHRYLPGSRVTEVGGDWYDAIALSGDRVALVVGDVMGHGVPAAAAMGRLRITAKTLARHTAEPAALLEELDVCAQEAGIEWATCLYLLYDPHTGRARIASAGHPPPLVRHRDGTVHTIGDVLGVPLGVGGVPYRAIEIDLPEGATVALYTDGLIEARGQDIDTGMDALRAQLRAPLGSLEEAADRILANLLPDTATDDTVLVLARVSSVPGRPQNG, encoded by the coding sequence ATGCCATCGGACCGGCTGGGGGGCGCGGTGGATCCCGGCCCGATCCGGTCCGAACCGGGGTCCTTGCTGGAACACGTGGTGGTGGCCGTCTTCGGCATCGACGACGAGGACCGGGTCTGCTACTGGGGCCCCGGCGCGCAGAGCCTCTTCGGCCACGAGGCCCGGTCGGTGCTGTCGCAGCCCGCGGCGGTCCTCTTCCCCGAGCCGGCCCCCGGCGAAGGTCCCGGCGGTGCCGCGCACCTCGCGGAGCGCGCCCGCACCCTCGGCTACTGGCGCGTACGGCTGCCCGCACTGCACCGGGACGGCACGGTGTTCGACTGCGGCTTCCGGGTCTTCCCGATGACCGGCTCCACGGGCCGCTCCGTGGTCCTGGGGCTGGCGAGCCGCGGCGACGAGCTGGACCGGGTGAAGACCAACCTGTCCTTCCTCGACGCCCTCTTCGAGACCTGCCCGATCGGCCTGGTCATGCTGGACGAGGAGCTGCGCTACGTCCACCTCAACCAGGCACTCGCCGACATGGACGGGGTCCCGCTCGAGGAGCACCTGGGCCGCCGGATGGCGGACATCATGATCACCTCCGACGGCGGGGAGTACCAGCGCATGCTGCGGGCCGTGGCCCAGGGGGGCCGGCCCGTGATCGGCACCCTCGTGGGGCTGCGCACCCCCGGCCATCCGGACCGCGACCAGGTGCGCTCGGTCAGCTTCTTCCCGCTCAGCGGCGCGGGGGACACCCGGCGCGGCGTGGGCGGACTGCTGCTGGACGTGACCGAACGGGAGCAGGCCATCCTGGAGGCGACGGCCGCCCGCCAGCGCCTCGCCCTGCTCGACCGGGCCGCGGCAGGCATCGGCACCACCCTGGACCTGGACACCACCGCGCGCGAGCTGGTCGAAGCGGTGGTCCCGGACTTCTGCGACGCCTGCGTCGTGGAACTCGTGGAGTGGATGGACGAGACCGAGGCCTTCGACCCGGCGCTGCCGGTGGCCACCCGCCGGATCGCCTCCGGCACCACGCTCCCCGAGCCCGCCGTCGAACTCGTGAGCGGCCTGGAGCAGGTCACGTACCCGCCGGGCTCCAACATCCACCAGATGCTGAGCACGGAGCGCCCGCTCTGCTTCACCGTCGACCAGGACTTCGCGACCCGGACCGTCGTGCACCAGCAGCGCGCGCAGCTGCTGCTGGACAGCGGGCTGGCCGGAATCCTCATGGCACCGCTCATTGCCCGCGGCACGGTGCAGGGCATCGCGATGTTCGGGCGCTCCGCCGCCCGCGCGGCCTTCGCCGAGGAGGATCTCGGCCTCGCCGGCGAACTGGCCTCCCGGGCCGCGCTGTGCCTCGACAACGCCCGGCTGTACGGCAGGGTCCAGGACATCGCCCTCACCCTCCAGCGGGCCCTGCTGCCCAGCGCCCCCGCCGGCGGCCCGTACGTGGACATCAGCCACCGCTACCTGCCCGGCAGCAGGGTCACCGAGGTCGGCGGCGACTGGTACGACGCGATCGCCCTGTCCGGCGACCGGGTGGCCCTCGTCGTCGGCGACGTGATGGGACACGGCGTGCCGGCCGCCGCGGCCATGGGCCGGCTGCGGATCACCGCGAAGACCCTCGCCCGGCACACCGCGGAGCCCGCGGCCCTGCTCGAGGAGCTCGACGTCTGCGCCCAGGAGGCCGGCATCGAGTGGGCGACCTGCCTGTACCTGCTCTACGACCCGCACACCGGCCGCGCCCGCATCGCCAGCGCCGGCCATCCGCCGCCCCTGGTACGCCACCGGGACGGGACGGTGCACACCATCGGCGACGTGCTGGGGGTCCCGCTCGGCGTGGGCGGCGTACCGTACCGGGCGATCGAGATCGACCTTCCCGAGGGCGCCACCGTGGCCCTGTACACCGACGGCCTCATCGAGGCCAGGGGCCAGGACATCGACACCGGAATGGACGCACTGCGCGCGCAGCTGCGCGCTCCCCTGGGCTCGCTGGAGGAGGCCGCCGACCGCATCCTCGCGAACCTCCTGCCCGACACGGCGACCGACGACACGGTCCTCGTCCTGGCCCGGGTCAGCTCGGTCCCCGGCCGCCCGCAGAACGGGTGA
- a CDS encoding endonuclease/exonuclease/phosphatase family protein: MPNRPGAGRVAKQWSWRWASRWRRQGSWRGRGRVLTGLAVLVACLLVFHGAVPDTAGRPGSLLETFLPWLGLAVPVLLASALLRRSAPAVCAVLLPAAAWLGLFGAFLVPGDDRTPDLLAVQHNVSDENPDPAGTARALAGTRADLIALEELTPAAAPAFEAVLAPEYPYHAVEGTVGLWSKHPLEQVRPVDIRPAGVGEDWNRGLRATARTPNGEVAVYVAHLPSVRLGPTHGFGSARRDESAALLGAAIAAERTDPLILLGDLNSTVDDRGLDPVAARLNPPSRDFAFSWPAALPMARIDQVMTRAATVTRVRALPATGSDHLPVAAHIRWHGSGRDSDSRQ, from the coding sequence ATGCCGAATCGACCGGGAGCAGGGCGCGTGGCGAAGCAGTGGTCATGGCGGTGGGCGTCGCGGTGGCGTCGGCAGGGGTCGTGGCGCGGGCGGGGGCGGGTGCTCACCGGGCTGGCGGTCCTCGTCGCCTGCCTGCTCGTCTTCCACGGGGCAGTGCCCGATACGGCGGGCCGTCCCGGCAGCCTGCTGGAGACGTTCCTCCCCTGGCTCGGCCTGGCCGTCCCGGTCCTGCTGGCCTCGGCGCTACTGCGCCGCTCGGCCCCGGCCGTCTGCGCGGTGCTGCTGCCCGCGGCCGCCTGGCTCGGCCTCTTCGGCGCCTTCCTGGTCCCCGGAGACGACCGGACCCCCGACCTCCTCGCGGTCCAGCACAACGTCAGCGACGAGAACCCCGATCCGGCGGGCACCGCGCGCGCCCTGGCCGGGACCCGGGCCGATCTCATCGCCCTGGAGGAGCTGACGCCCGCCGCCGCGCCGGCGTTCGAGGCGGTGCTCGCGCCGGAGTATCCGTACCACGCGGTCGAGGGCACGGTCGGACTCTGGTCGAAGCACCCGCTGGAGCAGGTGCGGCCGGTGGACATCCGGCCGGCAGGCGTGGGGGAGGACTGGAACCGCGGACTGCGGGCCACCGCCCGTACGCCGAACGGCGAAGTCGCCGTCTACGTGGCACACCTGCCCTCGGTGCGCCTCGGTCCGACGCACGGATTCGGCTCCGCACGGCGGGACGAGAGCGCCGCACTGCTCGGTGCCGCGATCGCCGCGGAGCGGACGGACCCGCTGATCCTGCTCGGGGACCTCAACAGCACGGTGGACGACCGCGGACTGGATCCGGTCGCGGCGCGGCTGAACCCGCCGAGCCGGGACTTCGCGTTCAGCTGGCCCGCGGCGCTGCCGATGGCCCGCATCGACCAGGTCATGACCCGCGCGGCGACCGTCACCCGGGTCCGGGCGCTGCCGGCGACGGGAAGCGACCACCTGCCCGTCGCCGCGCACATCAGGTGGCACGGTTCCGGGCGGGACTCCGACTCGCGTCAGTGA
- a CDS encoding helix-turn-helix domain-containing protein, with amino-acid sequence MGDPDRGRNTDHQHDSPEATEAVEPTDGSGASFPARLRQLRVQRGLSLADLARRTHYSKGYLSKIETGAKRVTRDVALRCDQVLEAGGSLLRLVPEAEVPRARAGSGPGERPGAGLAAGPRSAGECPYRGLAAFTSRDAGRFFGRDRVTAALVERVFERIGSGPLMLVGRSGAGKSSLLSAGLVPALRRTGGFPMAGADGWPVVRFTPTAHPLQELLDCTAKVLGGDLGLTVGELRDRPERLLEAVSHLAGDTPAPSGEHRLPTVRPVLLVDQFEELFTLCSDEDERRGFVRVLCALAASAPGPTAPDPAVVVLGVRADFSGSCLDVPELASVFTDGLFVLPPMSVAELRESITRPAELAGLTLEAGLVPLLLRDAGLREEPGTATPAGGPGDTPSGALPLVSHALMATWQRREGATLTVAGYEDTGGIQGAVAHTAESVFARLYPAEQRTIRRILMALVHVADGTGATRRRTDRTALMEQLADADRAAAALDAFVRARLITMDSDTVEITHEALLHAWPRLRGWIHADRDGLLVHRQLAHSAEEWEREGRDPSVLYRGARLESARVWADELDGKSRLSPREAAFLRASQAAEQARRMQARRQVRLQQRMLAMLGGLLALALTAGALAYQQRAGALGQERIARSQALAVQSTSLAAGQPEASMRLAEEAYRTEATPQARGALLSTQAQPFLARLDGHSGPVNAVAFAPGNRLLATGGSDGKVLLRRVADRRTTVTLTVPGRVRAVAFSPDGRALAATSTDGPVRLWDTDGHERAVLPAQTADARALAFAPDGHTLAVAGADGTVGLWDPAGGGAAAALPGHTGRVNALAYAPDGRTLVSAGADQTVRLWDPVAARQLAVLEGHTGEVLGVAFAPDGRTVASGGVDRTVRLWDVAGGRTAATLTGHNDDINAVAYTPDGATVVSASGDGTTRLWDVRSGRLTSTLAGHTDYVLAVAVDSGGTMLATAAFDQSVVLWDLRGPVLTSRPFTEIWHAAYSPDGKLLATADADHTVLLWDVAGRRVVATFAGHTETVFSVAFSPDGKLLASAGSDGTVRLWDVGSRTALGTLAGHSGTVFAVAFSPDGKLLASAGSDRTVRLWDVASRTALGTLTGHTDFANDVVFSPDGHTLASAGDDLTVRLWDVPGRRPLATLTGHGGAVRAVAFSPDGRTLASSGNDGTVRLWDARRFDAEAVLAGHTGSARGIAFSPDGRTLASSGNDRTVRLWDLAGRRLWAALTGHTSAVWGVVFSPDGRTVASSSNDGTVRLWNPDVRTRLAEICRLHAGDGAARCAEEP; translated from the coding sequence GTGGGGGATCCGGACCGCGGACGGAACACCGATCACCAGCACGATTCACCTGAAGCGACCGAGGCCGTCGAGCCCACCGACGGCTCCGGCGCGTCCTTTCCCGCCCGGTTGAGGCAGCTGCGGGTGCAGCGCGGTCTGTCGCTGGCCGACCTGGCCCGCCGGACGCACTACAGCAAGGGCTACCTGAGCAAGATCGAGACCGGCGCCAAGCGGGTCACCCGCGACGTCGCGCTGCGCTGCGACCAGGTACTGGAAGCCGGGGGCTCCCTCTTACGGCTGGTCCCGGAGGCGGAAGTCCCCAGGGCCCGGGCGGGATCGGGCCCCGGGGAGCGCCCCGGCGCCGGCCTCGCGGCCGGGCCCCGGTCGGCCGGCGAGTGCCCCTACCGCGGCCTCGCCGCCTTCACCTCGCGGGACGCGGGCCGGTTCTTCGGCCGCGACCGGGTGACCGCCGCACTGGTCGAGCGGGTCTTCGAACGGATCGGCAGCGGGCCGCTGATGCTCGTCGGCCGGTCGGGCGCCGGCAAGTCGTCCCTGCTCAGCGCCGGTCTCGTCCCGGCCCTGCGGCGCACCGGCGGGTTCCCGATGGCGGGCGCCGACGGCTGGCCGGTCGTACGGTTCACACCGACCGCGCATCCGCTCCAGGAGCTGCTGGACTGCACCGCGAAGGTGCTCGGCGGCGATCTCGGCCTCACCGTGGGGGAGCTGCGGGACCGGCCGGAGAGGCTGCTCGAGGCCGTCAGCCATCTGGCGGGTGACACCCCTGCGCCGTCCGGGGAGCACCGGCTGCCCACCGTCCGGCCGGTTCTGCTCGTCGACCAGTTCGAGGAACTTTTCACCCTCTGCTCCGACGAGGACGAGCGGCGCGGCTTCGTCCGCGTCCTGTGCGCCCTGGCCGCATCGGCGCCGGGGCCGACGGCGCCCGACCCGGCCGTCGTGGTGCTCGGCGTCCGGGCCGACTTCTCCGGGAGCTGCCTGGACGTTCCGGAACTGGCCTCGGTCTTCACCGACGGGCTGTTCGTCCTGCCCCCGATGTCCGTGGCCGAGCTGCGCGAGTCGATCACGCGCCCGGCGGAGCTCGCCGGGCTGACGCTCGAGGCGGGCCTGGTCCCCCTGCTGCTGCGTGACGCCGGCCTGCGCGAGGAGCCCGGGACCGCGACCCCGGCGGGCGGGCCGGGTGACACGCCGTCCGGTGCGCTGCCGCTGGTGTCCCACGCACTGATGGCCACCTGGCAGCGGCGCGAGGGGGCGACCCTGACCGTCGCGGGGTACGAGGACACGGGCGGGATCCAGGGCGCGGTCGCGCACACGGCCGAGAGCGTGTTCGCCCGCCTGTACCCGGCCGAGCAGCGGACGATCCGCCGCATCCTGATGGCGCTGGTCCACGTCGCCGACGGCACGGGGGCGACGCGGCGGCGGACGGACCGGACCGCACTGATGGAGCAGCTGGCCGATGCGGACCGGGCGGCGGCTGCCCTCGACGCGTTCGTCCGGGCCCGGCTGATCACGATGGACAGCGACACCGTCGAGATCACCCACGAGGCCCTGCTGCACGCCTGGCCGCGGCTGCGCGGCTGGATCCACGCCGACCGGGACGGGCTGCTGGTCCACCGTCAACTGGCCCATTCCGCCGAGGAGTGGGAGCGCGAGGGCCGCGATCCGTCCGTCCTGTACCGCGGCGCCCGGCTGGAGAGCGCCCGCGTCTGGGCCGACGAGCTCGACGGCAAGAGCCGGCTCAGCCCCCGGGAGGCGGCCTTCCTGCGCGCGAGCCAGGCGGCGGAGCAGGCCCGGCGGATGCAGGCCAGGCGCCAGGTCCGGCTCCAGCAGCGGATGCTGGCCATGCTCGGCGGCCTGCTGGCCCTGGCCCTGACCGCCGGGGCGCTGGCGTACCAGCAGCGGGCGGGCGCGCTCGGCCAGGAGCGCATCGCCCGTTCACAGGCCCTCGCCGTGCAGTCCACCTCCCTCGCGGCGGGTCAGCCCGAGGCCTCGATGCGGCTCGCCGAGGAGGCGTACCGCACCGAGGCGACGCCACAGGCGCGGGGCGCGCTGCTGAGCACCCAGGCCCAGCCGTTCCTCGCCCGCCTCGACGGGCACAGCGGCCCGGTCAACGCGGTGGCGTTCGCCCCGGGGAACCGGCTGCTGGCGACGGGCGGTTCCGACGGGAAGGTGCTGCTGCGGCGGGTCGCGGACCGGCGGACGACGGTGACCCTGACCGTGCCCGGCCGGGTGCGCGCGGTCGCCTTCTCCCCCGACGGCCGAGCCCTCGCGGCGACGTCCACGGACGGTCCGGTACGGCTGTGGGACACGGACGGCCACGAACGCGCGGTGCTGCCCGCGCAGACCGCGGACGCCCGCGCGCTGGCCTTCGCGCCCGACGGGCACACGCTCGCCGTGGCGGGCGCCGACGGGACGGTCGGGCTGTGGGATCCCGCGGGCGGCGGCGCGGCGGCGGCGTTGCCCGGCCACACCGGGAGGGTCAACGCCCTCGCCTACGCGCCGGACGGCAGGACGCTGGTGTCGGCGGGCGCCGACCAGACCGTACGGCTGTGGGACCCGGTGGCGGCCCGTCAGCTCGCCGTCCTCGAAGGACACACCGGCGAGGTGCTCGGAGTGGCGTTCGCGCCGGACGGGCGGACGGTGGCCTCCGGGGGCGTCGACCGGACCGTACGGCTCTGGGACGTGGCCGGAGGCCGTACGGCGGCGACACTGACGGGCCACAACGACGACATCAACGCGGTCGCCTACACCCCGGACGGCGCCACGGTCGTCAGCGCGAGCGGTGACGGCACCACCCGGCTGTGGGACGTGCGCAGCGGCCGGCTGACCTCGACGCTGGCCGGACACACCGACTACGTGCTGGCGGTCGCGGTGGACTCGGGCGGCACGATGCTGGCCACCGCGGCCTTCGACCAGTCGGTGGTGCTCTGGGACCTGCGCGGTCCGGTCCTGACCTCGCGCCCGTTCACGGAGATCTGGCACGCCGCGTACAGCCCGGACGGGAAGCTGCTGGCCACGGCCGATGCCGATCACACGGTGCTGCTGTGGGACGTGGCCGGGCGGCGGGTGGTCGCGACGTTCGCGGGCCACACCGAAACGGTGTTCTCGGTGGCCTTCTCCCCGGACGGGAAGCTGCTGGCCTCGGCCGGTTCCGACGGGACGGTCCGGCTGTGGGACGTGGGTTCCCGAACGGCGCTGGGCACGCTGGCCGGTCACAGCGGGACGGTGTTCGCGGTGGCCTTCTCCCCGGACGGGAAGCTGCTGGCCTCGGCAGGTTCCGACCGTACGGTCCGGCTGTGGGACGTGGCATCCCGTACGGCCCTGGGCACGCTCACGGGCCATACCGATTTCGCGAACGACGTGGTGTTCAGTCCGGACGGCCACACCCTGGCGAGCGCCGGCGACGATCTGACGGTACGTCTGTGGGACGTGCCCGGACGGCGGCCGCTGGCCACGCTCACCGGCCACGGGGGTGCGGTACGGGCCGTCGCGTTCAGCCCGGACGGGCGGACGCTGGCGAGCAGTGGCAACGACGGCACCGTACGGCTCTGGGACGCCCGGCGGTTCGATGCCGAGGCCGTGCTGGCGGGCCACACCGGCTCCGCCCGCGGTATCGCCTTCTCCCCCGACGGCCGGACGCTGGCCAGCAGCGGCAACGACCGTACGGTGCGGCTCTGGGACCTGGCCGGGCGGCGGCTGTGGGCCGCGCTGACGGGCCACACCAGCGCCGTGTGGGGCGTGGTCTTCTCCCCCGACGGACGGACGGTGGCCAGCAGCAGCAACGACGGCACGGTGCGGCTGTGGAACCCGGACGTCCGGACCCGGCTGGCGGAGATCTGCCGGCTGCACGCAGGCGACGGGGCGGCGCGGTGCGCCGAAGAGCCCTGA
- a CDS encoding MazG-like family protein, whose product MDIRSAQQLAWDNKLAKGFNTTDVALEFGLLTAEVGEAFTAWLKRLPDFGEELADVVLYVAALAEMNGIDLESEVERKLAKNRDRVYVRDERGVLHRIETPGGAGDGAGSPR is encoded by the coding sequence GTGGACATCCGCTCGGCCCAGCAGCTCGCCTGGGACAACAAGCTCGCGAAGGGCTTCAACACCACCGACGTGGCACTGGAGTTCGGGCTGCTGACGGCCGAGGTCGGGGAGGCGTTCACCGCGTGGCTCAAGAGGCTGCCCGACTTCGGGGAGGAGCTCGCGGACGTGGTCCTGTACGTGGCGGCGCTCGCCGAGATGAACGGCATCGACCTGGAGTCCGAGGTGGAGCGGAAGCTGGCCAAGAACCGCGACCGCGTCTACGTCCGGGACGAGCGGGGCGTCCTGCACCGCATCGAGACCCCGGGCGGAGCGGGCGACGGGGCGGGGAGTCCCCGATGA